AAGCCGGTGCAAATAAAAAACGCTCGCCATAAAAGCGAGCGTTTTTCGAATGATCATTTGATCGCGGTCGACAGCAAGTCTTACTTGCGGCGACGACGACGAACTGCGGTGAAGGCACCCAGCACACCCAAAGCAACCAAGGAGCTAGGCTCGGGGATTGCGGTGATCAAGGTGGGGTTGAGTGCACCAAAGGTAGCAAGCAATGGATCACCACCGGTGAAGTCATCCGAAGTGTATGCATCACCTGTTGCGCTGAAAATTTCGTCAACGGCTGGATCGTTCACAGCAAACCATTGGCCGGTCGAAAGATCACGAAACGTCAGCGATGGCTCGGCACCGGAGTACTGAAAGTTGGTGCCACCCAGTTGTGCACCATACTCGGCATCGCCTGTCTCCCTATCGACGATGCTCAGGGCGTCTTCGACAGTGTTCCAGAACGATGTATCGTCAACGACACCGTCATTGTCGGCGTCCACGTCCGATGTACCAACGGTGCCTGTGAAGGTATCTGTTAGCAAGACGGTGAACGATGGGTTTTCAAGGTCAGGAATCGTAACGACAGCCAGCCCCAGCGCATCAAACGTTCCCGTAACATTTGCCGCTCGGTCAACAAGGCCCACTGAGGCTCCCGAATCGGTTTCGATCGACAAGATCCAGTAATCGAACGACTCAAATGCGGTTCCGGAAAGCTCGAAATTTACACTGGCGGGATCATCGCCATCCGGATTCGGCTCAAATTCGCTAATCAATGCTGCTGG
This genomic interval from Stieleria sp. JC731 contains the following:
- a CDS encoding PEP-CTERM sorting domain-containing protein, whose protein sequence is MLRKLSSAVFAALLFAAQAPAALISEFEPNPDGDDPASVNFELSGTAFESFDYWILSIETDSGASVGLVDRAANVTGTFDALGLAVVTIPDLENPSFTVLLTDTFTGTVGTSDVDADNDGVVDDTSFWNTVEDALSIVDRETGDAEYGAQLGGTNFQYSGAEPSLTFRDLSTGQWFAVNDPAVDEIFSATGDAYTSDDFTGGDPLLATFGALNPTLITAIPEPSSLVALGVLGAFTAVRRRRRK